In Esox lucius isolate fEsoLuc1 chromosome 6, fEsoLuc1.pri, whole genome shotgun sequence, the following proteins share a genomic window:
- the LOC117594574 gene encoding aspartate and glycine-rich protein-like: MNSIRDTHGTTAVYQPPDQFDPDQFDQDQFDLDQFDQDQFDQDQFHPDQFDPDLFDQDQFDPDQFDQDQFHPDQFDPDLFDQDRFDPDQFDQDQFHPDQFDPNLFDQERS; encoded by the coding sequence ATGAACAGCATCAGGGACACTCACGGTACCACTGCAGTCTACCAGCCTCCGGACCAGTTCGACCCGGACCAGTTCGACCAGGACCAGTTCGACCTGGACCAGTTCGACCAGGACCAGTTCGACCAGGACCAATTCCACCCAGACCAGTTCGACCCGGACCTGTTCGACCAGGACCAGTTCGACCCGGACCAGTTCGACCAGGACCAATTCCACCCAGACCAGTTCGACCCGGACCTGTTCGACCAGGACCGGTTCGACCCGGACCAGTTCGACCAGGACCAATTCCATCCAGACCAGTTCGACCCGAACCTGTTCGACCAGGAGAGGAGTTGA
- the LOC105025284 gene encoding cytochrome P450 26A1 isoform X2 — MAVAGHVAVKLWEMYMIRGRDPSCRAPLPPGTMGLPFIGETLQLLLQRRKFLRMKRQKYGYIYRTHLFGNPTVRVLGADNVRQILLGEHKLVAVQWPASVRTILGSDTLSNVHGSQHKNKKKAIMRAFSRDALEHYIPVIQEEVRSAVGEWLEKDSGVLVYPEMKRLMFRIAMRILLGFDPDQIKTDEHQLVEAFEEMIKNLFSLPIDVPFSGLYRGLKARNFIHSKIEENIQKKIDNDKEVKYRDALQQLIDSSRKSEEPFNMQAIKESATELLFGGHETTASSATSLVMFLGLNPDVVSKLRQELHEKEDQGVDLHGQNVNIEVLEQLKYTGCVIKETLRINPPVPGGFRVALKTFELNGYQIPKGWNVIYSICDTHDVAEVFPNKEEFHPERFMAKASEDSSRFNYIPFGGGSRMCVGKEFAKVLLKIFLVELSLRCDWTLSNGPPTMKTGPTVYPVDNLPTKFSRYGRS, encoded by the exons ATGGCGGTTGCAGGACACG TAGCGGTTAAACTATGGGAGATGTATATGATCCGTGGTCGGGATCCCAGCTGTAGAGCCCCTCTCCCTCCTGGGACCATGGGTTTACCTTTCATTGGAGAGACGCTCCAACTCCTTCTACAG AGGAGAAAATTCCTGCGGATGAAGCGACAGAAGTATGGATACATTTACAGAACGCACCTCTTTGGCAACCCAACGGTGCGTGTCCTGGGAGCGGATAACGTCAGACAGATTCTGCTGGGTGAACATAAACTTGTCGCCGTGCAGTGGCCGGCTTCTGTCAGAACTATTCTTGGTTCCGACACGCTCTCCAACGTGCACGGCAGCCAACATAAGAATAAGAAAAAG GCTATTATGAGAGCGTTCTCTCGGGATGCGTTAGAACACTACATCCCAGTTAtccaggaggaggtgaggagcgCGGTGGGGGAATGGCTCGAGAAGGATTCGGGCGTGCTGGTGTACCCTGAGATGAAGCGCCTCATGTTCCGCATTGCCATGAGAATCCTCCTGGGCTTCGACCCGGACCAGATCAAGACAGATGAGCACCAGCTGGTGGAGGCTTTCGAAGAGATGATCAAAAACCTTTTCTCCCTGCCAATCGATGTCCCCTTCAGCGGATTATACCGG GGACTAAAAGCCCGAAATTTCATTCACTCCAAAATCGAGGAGAATATCCAGAAGAAGATAGATAATGATAAAGAAGTGAAATACAGAGATGCACTGCAGCAATTGATTGATAGTAGCAGGAAAAGCGAGGAGCCATTCAACATGCAG GCAATTAAGGAGTCTGCGACAGAGTTGTTATTTGGAGGCCATGAGACCACAGCCAGTTCAGCCACATCATTAGTCATGTTCCTGGGACTCAATCCTGATGTGGTCAGCAAACTCAGACAAGAGCTTCATGAGAAG GAGGATCAAGGTGTTGATCTGCATGGTCAGAATGTGAACATTGAGGTGTTGGAGCAGTTAAAGTATACAGGCTGTGTCATCAAAGAGACCCTGAGGATAAACCCCCCTGTACCAGGAGGCTTCAGAGTGGCACTGAAGACATTCGAACTCAAC GGATACCAGATCCCTAAAGGCTGGAACGTCATCTACAGCATCTGTGACACCCACGACGTGGCTGAGGTCTTCCCCAACAAAGAGGAGTTCCACCCGGAGCGCTTCATGGCAAAGGCCTCGGAGGACTCCTCCAGGTTCAACTACATCCCGTTCGGGGGCGGCTCCAGGATGTGCGTGGGGAAGGAGTTCGCCAAGGTCCTCCTCAAGATCTTCCTGGTGGAGCTCTCGCTGCGCTGTGACTGGACTCTGTCAAACGGCCCGCCCACCATGAAGACAGGCCCCACGGTCTACCCTGTAGACAATCTGCCCACAAAGTTTAGCCGCTACGGTCGTAGCTAG
- the LOC105025284 gene encoding cytochrome P450 26A1 isoform X1 — MALNTLVATLLCTIVLPILLFLVAVKLWEMYMIRGRDPSCRAPLPPGTMGLPFIGETLQLLLQRRKFLRMKRQKYGYIYRTHLFGNPTVRVLGADNVRQILLGEHKLVAVQWPASVRTILGSDTLSNVHGSQHKNKKKAIMRAFSRDALEHYIPVIQEEVRSAVGEWLEKDSGVLVYPEMKRLMFRIAMRILLGFDPDQIKTDEHQLVEAFEEMIKNLFSLPIDVPFSGLYRGLKARNFIHSKIEENIQKKIDNDKEVKYRDALQQLIDSSRKSEEPFNMQAIKESATELLFGGHETTASSATSLVMFLGLNPDVVSKLRQELHEKEDQGVDLHGQNVNIEVLEQLKYTGCVIKETLRINPPVPGGFRVALKTFELNGYQIPKGWNVIYSICDTHDVAEVFPNKEEFHPERFMAKASEDSSRFNYIPFGGGSRMCVGKEFAKVLLKIFLVELSLRCDWTLSNGPPTMKTGPTVYPVDNLPTKFSRYGRS; from the exons ATGGCTTTGAACACTTTAGTGGCGACCCTTTTGTGCACAATTGTGCTTCCAATCTTGCTCTTTTTAGTAGCGGTTAAACTATGGGAGATGTATATGATCCGTGGTCGGGATCCCAGCTGTAGAGCCCCTCTCCCTCCTGGGACCATGGGTTTACCTTTCATTGGAGAGACGCTCCAACTCCTTCTACAG AGGAGAAAATTCCTGCGGATGAAGCGACAGAAGTATGGATACATTTACAGAACGCACCTCTTTGGCAACCCAACGGTGCGTGTCCTGGGAGCGGATAACGTCAGACAGATTCTGCTGGGTGAACATAAACTTGTCGCCGTGCAGTGGCCGGCTTCTGTCAGAACTATTCTTGGTTCCGACACGCTCTCCAACGTGCACGGCAGCCAACATAAGAATAAGAAAAAG GCTATTATGAGAGCGTTCTCTCGGGATGCGTTAGAACACTACATCCCAGTTAtccaggaggaggtgaggagcgCGGTGGGGGAATGGCTCGAGAAGGATTCGGGCGTGCTGGTGTACCCTGAGATGAAGCGCCTCATGTTCCGCATTGCCATGAGAATCCTCCTGGGCTTCGACCCGGACCAGATCAAGACAGATGAGCACCAGCTGGTGGAGGCTTTCGAAGAGATGATCAAAAACCTTTTCTCCCTGCCAATCGATGTCCCCTTCAGCGGATTATACCGG GGACTAAAAGCCCGAAATTTCATTCACTCCAAAATCGAGGAGAATATCCAGAAGAAGATAGATAATGATAAAGAAGTGAAATACAGAGATGCACTGCAGCAATTGATTGATAGTAGCAGGAAAAGCGAGGAGCCATTCAACATGCAG GCAATTAAGGAGTCTGCGACAGAGTTGTTATTTGGAGGCCATGAGACCACAGCCAGTTCAGCCACATCATTAGTCATGTTCCTGGGACTCAATCCTGATGTGGTCAGCAAACTCAGACAAGAGCTTCATGAGAAG GAGGATCAAGGTGTTGATCTGCATGGTCAGAATGTGAACATTGAGGTGTTGGAGCAGTTAAAGTATACAGGCTGTGTCATCAAAGAGACCCTGAGGATAAACCCCCCTGTACCAGGAGGCTTCAGAGTGGCACTGAAGACATTCGAACTCAAC GGATACCAGATCCCTAAAGGCTGGAACGTCATCTACAGCATCTGTGACACCCACGACGTGGCTGAGGTCTTCCCCAACAAAGAGGAGTTCCACCCGGAGCGCTTCATGGCAAAGGCCTCGGAGGACTCCTCCAGGTTCAACTACATCCCGTTCGGGGGCGGCTCCAGGATGTGCGTGGGGAAGGAGTTCGCCAAGGTCCTCCTCAAGATCTTCCTGGTGGAGCTCTCGCTGCGCTGTGACTGGACTCTGTCAAACGGCCCGCCCACCATGAAGACAGGCCCCACGGTCTACCCTGTAGACAATCTGCCCACAAAGTTTAGCCGCTACGGTCGTAGCTAG